The sequence AGGTGGCTGCAGGGCGTGCGACGTTCGAGGACGAGAGCGTCGAGCCGGTCCGCGATGCGTTCCATCGCCCGGACCATGGCCTGCTGCACGGCGAGTGTGGACTTCTGCGTGGCCAGCATCTCCCTTTGCAGAGTGATGGATTCGCGCTGTCCGTTCGCCAGCTCCTCGTCCAGCTGAAGGTTGTGCGCCTCAAGCCGGACGATGGCCTCGGCGACCTGTTCCGGCATGGCGTACGCGATGGGTGCGCCCGGTTCGGCCGGCTGCACCTCGGCTTCGTCGAGAGTGTAGGAACCATCCCTCTGGACTGTCTCGATGACCTCGGCGGCCCACTGTTTGAAGGGGGCGCAGGCGGGTTTTGTACAGGCTTGGACGAGGATGATCAGACCCTGGAGATCGATGAGTTGTAAGTCTCGGCGCCACTCCCTGCCTGCGGGAACGCTGAGACAGTGACTTCCAGTCACTGTCTCAAGACTCTCTCGATGGTCCTCCGGGACATGATCGGTCAGTGCCTTTCGAGTCGTGGTGTACCCGAGTTCCTTGCAGACATCCACCGCCGGAAACCAGTGGGCCCCGTCCGGCATGGTCAGTCGTCGTACCCGGGCTCCGGTCGCCGCGTACACGAAGTCGCTGATGTCGATCGCCTCGTGCCGCTCGGCAGAGTTGGATCGCCTACGGGGTTCGTTCATCTGAACCACCTCCTCCGCGGAACGTAGAGCGAAGAAAAGCGCATATGCCAACTAGCCCTGGAATATTCACTATTGCGAGGGAAGATCACTGATTCGGCTGGACTGATCTCAACTCCCGTATCTTTACGGCATGGCGACGGCCCTCACCGCATCCG is a genomic window of Streptomyces griseochromogenes containing:
- a CDS encoding Bro-N domain-containing protein; the encoded protein is MNEPRRRSNSAERHEAIDISDFVYAATGARVRRLTMPDGAHWFPAVDVCKELGYTTTRKALTDHVPEDHRESLETVTGSHCLSVPAGREWRRDLQLIDLQGLIILVQACTKPACAPFKQWAAEVIETVQRDGSYTLDEAEVQPAEPGAPIAYAMPEQVAEAIVRLEAHNLQLDEELANGQRESITLQREMLATQKSTLAVQQAMVRAMERIADRLDALVLERRTPCSHLTVLPTTESVLADWRQRLSVTEDVWTVAVVIAPVLVEEGELREPLEAIAARTGLSVRRVNECLRLLHKHACIRSRGGAKDGAPVYVLNES